Proteins encoded by one window of Gemmatimonadales bacterium:
- a CDS encoding OmpA family protein → MKAALILAIVVALGLGGSTVYFRVRDTGARHRADSLAVVADSLATEAGALQARNTTLAATLDTQVAAASRQKQAEIEQLRSTYDELVKDMQGEIAQGQIQITRLADRLNVSMVDKILFPSGEAGITPAGLRVLRRVGNVLKTTQGKTIRVEGHTDTVTISPRLKATFPTNWELSTARASNVVRFLQDSVGIAPERLQAIGLAQYHPIASNATARGRSQNRRIEIVLIPAEPRQP, encoded by the coding sequence ATGAAAGCTGCCCTGATTCTCGCCATCGTCGTCGCCCTGGGGTTGGGCGGCTCGACCGTGTATTTCCGCGTGCGTGACACGGGCGCGCGGCATCGAGCAGACTCTCTTGCCGTGGTGGCGGACTCCCTCGCGACCGAGGCCGGTGCCCTGCAGGCGCGCAACACCACGCTCGCGGCCACGCTGGACACGCAGGTGGCCGCGGCGTCCCGCCAGAAGCAGGCGGAAATCGAGCAGCTCAGGAGCACGTACGACGAGCTGGTGAAGGACATGCAGGGGGAGATCGCCCAGGGCCAGATTCAGATCACCCGTCTGGCGGATCGCCTCAACGTGAGCATGGTGGACAAGATCCTGTTTCCCTCGGGCGAGGCGGGCATCACCCCGGCGGGGCTCCGCGTCCTCCGCCGCGTGGGCAACGTCCTGAAGACGACGCAGGGCAAGACCATCCGCGTCGAGGGACACACCGACACGGTGACGATCAGCCCGCGCCTCAAGGCGACGTTCCCCACCAACTGGGAGCTGTCCACCGCCCGGGCCTCCAACGTCGTCCGCTTCCTCCAGGACAGCGTCGGCATCGCTCCCGAGCGCCTTCAGGCGATCGGGCTCGCGCAGTACCATCCGATCGCGAGCAACGCGACGGCCCGCGGGCGGAGCCAGAACCGGCGGATCGAGATCGTGCTCATCCCGGCGGAGCCGCGCCAGCCGTAG
- a CDS encoding glycerophosphodiester phosphodiesterase family protein produces MPRRFYLIGHNPNSVAASVRCLEAGANALEPDVCYEPAEDRFYVHERISPVPDWVVRLLRGHLTLEHYLAGLKTYLAQSGRAAQLALLAFDLKPPYTFDLDRLERLVRAAFSADFPDTAILFTASDPGAMPWLAGLGPSPKTAVGVDEHAEPEAVDAYLRGGPLPYTYADGTSVPLLPTTCYLGRVRRAVALRASGPGPGFRLVYAWTVNSAHSMRAFLDGGVDGLITDRIDRLRALLETSYADRYALATADDDPFA; encoded by the coding sequence GTGCCACGCCGCTTCTACCTGATCGGCCACAACCCGAACTCGGTCGCGGCCTCCGTCCGCTGCCTCGAGGCCGGCGCCAACGCGCTCGAGCCCGACGTGTGCTACGAGCCCGCCGAAGACCGCTTCTACGTTCACGAGCGCATCTCGCCCGTTCCCGACTGGGTCGTGCGGCTCCTGCGGGGGCACCTCACGCTGGAGCACTACCTCGCCGGGCTCAAGACGTACCTGGCGCAGAGCGGCCGCGCGGCGCAGTTGGCGCTGCTCGCCTTCGACCTGAAACCGCCCTACACGTTCGATCTCGACCGGCTCGAACGGCTGGTGCGCGCCGCGTTCAGCGCCGACTTCCCGGACACGGCGATCCTCTTCACGGCCTCCGATCCGGGCGCGATGCCATGGCTCGCCGGCCTCGGCCCGAGCCCGAAGACCGCCGTGGGCGTGGACGAGCACGCCGAGCCCGAGGCGGTGGACGCATACCTCCGCGGCGGACCCCTGCCCTACACCTACGCCGACGGCACGAGCGTGCCGCTGCTGCCGACGACCTGCTACCTGGGGCGGGTCCGCCGCGCCGTCGCCCTGCGGGCGTCCGGCCCGGGGCCGGGGTTCCGCCTGGTGTACGCGTGGACGGTGAACAGCGCGCACTCGATGCGCGCGTTTCTCGACGGCGGGGTGGACGGACTGATCACGGACAGGATCGACAGGCTGCGCGCGCTCCTGGAGACGAGCTACGCCGACCGGTACGCGCTCGCCACGGCCGACGACGACCCGTTCGCGTAG